In Xiphophorus maculatus strain JP 163 A chromosome 2, X_maculatus-5.0-male, whole genome shotgun sequence, one genomic interval encodes:
- the gins3 gene encoding DNA replication complex GINS protein PSF3, with translation MDTPSYFPVPPGVGMEDNFLSLDDILLSQERLPVRTECVFPRLGFLEKSSDSQDIQEGTKMELPLWLCKGLYEKKRKVLSVELPKIYKEGWRTVFTADPNVVDLHKMGPYYYGLGSQMLHFDSPENPDIAKTLLQTFIGRFRRTMDSSQNAYNEDTSVLVGRLDFLEKVLFKSGQSGLNGFQGWEKGQAAQLTASSLVLNYRKRKIVDIQS, from the exons ATGGACACACCGTCTTATTTCCCCGTACCTCCCGGTGTGGGGATGGAGGATAATTTTTTGTCTCTCGACGACATTTTGCTCTCGCAAGAGAGGCTGCCTGTAAGGACGGAGTGCGTTTTCCCCCGACTTGGATTTCTGGAGAAGTCTAGTGATTCGCAGGACATTCAGGAG gGCACAAAGATGGAGCTTCCTCTATGGCTCTGTAAGGGTCTATATGAGAAGAAGAGGAAGGTGTTGTCTGTGGAGCTTCCTAAAATCTACAAAGAGGGCTGGAGGACCGTGTTCACAGCGGACCCCAACGTGGTGGACTTGCATAAGATGGGTCCCTACTACTACGGCCTGGGATCCCAGATGCTGCATTTTGACAGTCCAGAAAACCCAGACATCGCAAAGACGTTGTTACAG ACGTTCATCGGCCGCTTTAGGCGAACGATGGATTCCTCCCAGAATGCCTATAATGAAGACACATCTGTGCTGGTGGGGCGACTGGACTTCTTGGAGAAGGTTCTGTTTAAGTCCGGTCAGAGCGGCCTGAACGGCTTCCAGGGCTGGGAGAAGGGCCAGGCCGCACAGCTCACTGCCTCCAGCCTGGTTCTGAACTACCGCAAGAGGAAGATCGTCGATATTCAGTCCTGA